A single Leptolyngbya ohadii IS1 DNA region contains:
- a CDS encoding superoxide dismutase family protein, giving the protein MASLIWHRLRSLATVLFLTLILTLNGQTIALAATAQAILQGTTDPSTVAGVVNFKDTDDGLEIEATLTQAPDGTHGFHIHEFGSCTEAGNGAGGHYNPEGVKHGLLIENGFADAHAGDLGNLEVQSGQATYRATLPGLTLNSGKHPIAGRAVILHEKPDDFGQPVGNAGSRVGCGTIALSKSA; this is encoded by the coding sequence ATGGCAAGTTTAATTTGGCATCGCCTCCGCAGTCTGGCAACTGTCCTTTTCCTGACCCTTATCCTCACTCTGAACGGACAAACGATCGCCCTTGCCGCCACCGCTCAGGCAATCCTCCAGGGCACGACCGATCCCTCAACCGTTGCAGGCGTAGTGAACTTTAAAGACACCGATGATGGCTTGGAAATTGAAGCCACGCTCACCCAGGCTCCGGACGGCACCCACGGATTTCACATTCACGAGTTTGGCAGCTGTACCGAGGCGGGCAATGGAGCAGGGGGGCACTACAATCCGGAGGGTGTGAAGCACGGACTGCTGATTGAAAATGGTTTTGCCGACGCCCATGCCGGAGATTTGGGCAACCTCGAAGTTCAATCGGGACAGGCAACCTATCGCGCCACCCTCCCTGGACTGACCCTGAATAGCGGCAAACATCCGATCGCCGGACGCGCCGTAATTCTGCATGAAAAGCCGGACGATTTTGGTCAGCCCGTGGGCAATGCAGGCAGCAGAGTGGGTTGCGGCACGATTGCCCTCTCAAAATCGGCTTAA
- a CDS encoding D-glycero-alpha-D-manno-heptose-1,7-bisphosphate 7-phosphatase produces MARPAVFLDRDGVLNEEAGYLYHIEDLRLIPGVAAAVRKLNERQMFCCLVSNQSGPARGYYDDRHVEALHERLADLLIREAGAKLDAFYFCPTLSPPEGGNTSPFDRWSTWRKPNTGMLVAAAWTHDLDLSHSYMIGDKATDIDLAHNAGCTGILVQTGFGNRVLTGTYQHPTQPDYTAADLSEAIEWILSR; encoded by the coding sequence ATGGCTCGACCTGCCGTATTTCTCGATCGCGATGGCGTCCTTAATGAAGAAGCAGGCTATCTATATCACATCGAAGATTTGCGTTTGATTCCGGGCGTGGCGGCAGCGGTACGAAAACTCAACGAGCGCCAGATGTTTTGCTGTCTCGTCTCCAATCAATCGGGTCCAGCGCGGGGCTACTATGACGATCGCCATGTGGAGGCACTGCACGAGCGGTTAGCCGATTTGCTGATTAGAGAAGCAGGGGCAAAGCTAGATGCTTTTTACTTTTGTCCTACCCTGAGTCCTCCGGAGGGCGGCAATACATCCCCCTTCGATCGCTGGTCTACCTGGCGTAAACCAAATACGGGAATGCTGGTTGCGGCTGCCTGGACGCACGACCTAGACCTGAGCCACAGCTATATGATTGGCGACAAAGCAACCGATATTGACCTGGCACATAACGCAGGCTGCACAGGAATTCTGGTACAGACGGGCTTTGGCAATCGTGTCCTGACGGGAACCTATCAGCACCCCACCCAGCCGGACTACACGGCAGCAGATTTATCTGAGGCGATCGAGTGGATTTTGTCGCGGTAG
- a CDS encoding pentapeptide repeat-containing protein: MRLLTVVLIGVVAFWGSPAWADWTVPQSFSNAQLKGRDFSGQELQGSEFSNANLEQTNFEDADVRGAVFSASTMTQANLRGADLTNALADQVNFKGASLREAVLVESILLRSIFEDVDITGADFTDAILDGSQVKALCTTASGINPKTGVMTRDSLGCR; the protein is encoded by the coding sequence ATGCGGCTTCTGACCGTTGTGCTAATCGGGGTAGTTGCGTTCTGGGGTTCTCCCGCCTGGGCAGATTGGACGGTACCGCAGTCGTTTAGTAACGCTCAGCTGAAGGGACGCGATTTCTCCGGGCAGGAACTTCAGGGATCGGAATTCTCCAACGCCAATCTGGAGCAGACGAATTTTGAAGATGCCGATGTGCGGGGAGCGGTTTTTAGTGCCTCCACCATGACTCAGGCAAATTTGCGCGGCGCCGATTTGACCAATGCTCTGGCGGATCAGGTGAATTTTAAGGGTGCCAGCCTGCGGGAAGCCGTTCTCGTCGAGTCAATTTTGCTGCGATCGATCTTCGAGGACGTAGACATTACCGGAGCAGATTTCACGGACGCAATTCTGGACGGATCACAGGTGAAAGCCCTTTGCACAACGGCGAGCGGCATTAATCCCAAAACGGGCGTTATGACCCGCGATTCTTTAGGCTGTCGCTAG
- the lpxA gene encoding acyl-ACP--UDP-N-acetylglucosamine O-acyltransferase, whose protein sequence is MTTLIHPTAVIHPRAEIHPTVQVGAYAVIGERVKIGAGTIVSHHAVIDGETVIGERNKIFPGAAIGLEPQDLKYDGSLNQVTIGNDNVIREYVTINQATLQGEATIIGNQNLLMAYAHVGHNCVIGDQVIIANSVALSGHVHIESQARISGVLGVHQFVHIGRLAMVGGMSRIHRDVPPFMLVEGNPARVRSLNKVGLQRAGYGDLDDGKTMQSLKKAFRLLYRSGLPFTQALEQLDLLPQTEAIEHLRQFLRMSHSLGRRGSHPGKSLNRREED, encoded by the coding sequence TTGACTACTCTGATTCATCCGACTGCTGTAATTCATCCTCGCGCCGAAATCCATCCGACGGTGCAGGTGGGAGCCTACGCGGTAATTGGCGAACGGGTCAAAATTGGGGCGGGGACGATCGTCAGCCATCATGCGGTGATCGACGGCGAAACGGTCATTGGCGAACGCAATAAGATCTTTCCCGGTGCGGCGATCGGCTTGGAACCCCAGGATTTGAAGTACGACGGCTCCCTGAATCAGGTCACAATCGGCAATGACAACGTGATCCGGGAATACGTCACGATCAATCAGGCAACTCTGCAAGGGGAAGCCACCATCATTGGCAATCAGAATTTGTTGATGGCGTATGCCCACGTCGGTCATAACTGCGTGATTGGCGATCAGGTGATTATTGCGAACAGCGTTGCTCTCTCCGGTCATGTCCACATCGAGTCCCAGGCGCGGATCAGCGGAGTGCTGGGCGTGCATCAGTTTGTCCACATTGGACGGCTGGCAATGGTGGGTGGTATGAGCCGAATTCATCGCGATGTCCCTCCCTTTATGCTGGTGGAAGGCAATCCGGCGCGGGTTCGATCGCTCAATAAGGTGGGACTTCAGCGGGCGGGCTATGGCGATCTGGACGACGGCAAAACCATGCAGTCGCTTAAAAAGGCGTTTCGGCTGCTCTATCGATCGGGTCTGCCCTTTACCCAGGCACTCGAACAGCTAGACCTCTTGCCCCAAACAGAGGCGATCGAGCATTTGCGGCAGTTTTTACGCATGAGCCATTCCCTCGGTCGGCGCGGTTCCCACCCCGGCAAAAGCTTGAACCGACGCGAAGAAGATTAA
- a CDS encoding pentapeptide repeat-containing protein, whose amino-acid sequence MAALTIDKRDIRAFSILGIFFLLLAGLIGTAVSHRAAKDYRIRSLLSQRACSRCDLDGADLEEANLRSVNLEDATLRDANLKRSNLQNGTLTRSILSAADLTKANLSGAVLSEAILNSVLLKEANLTGANLSQTYLGDSNLSEGNLRDANLRGANLVRANLWKANFQDATLSEVKLNRADLQQADLRRADLGSADLRNANLRGANLLRANLPRADLTRAKLPDVSLRDANLGSANLTNANLNRADLVEAYLAEADLSHADLSRANLEGANLARVNLSGATLTGANLQNVNLRRANLSGANVEGVDLNAVKLCRTTMPDGSIANRDCAPQS is encoded by the coding sequence ATGGCAGCCCTCACGATCGACAAACGAGACATTAGAGCCTTCTCGATTCTGGGCATCTTTTTCCTGCTGCTGGCGGGTCTGATTGGCACTGCCGTTTCCCACCGTGCCGCTAAGGATTACCGAATTCGATCGCTCCTCAGTCAGCGAGCCTGCTCCAGGTGCGACCTGGATGGAGCCGATTTGGAGGAAGCCAATCTGCGATCGGTGAATCTGGAGGACGCGACGCTGCGAGATGCCAATCTGAAACGATCGAATCTGCAAAATGGAACGTTAACGCGATCGATCCTGAGTGCGGCGGATCTAACGAAGGCAAATTTAAGCGGGGCGGTGCTGAGCGAAGCCATTTTGAACAGCGTGCTGCTAAAGGAGGCAAACCTGACGGGGGCGAACCTGAGCCAGACCTATCTGGGCGACAGCAACCTCAGCGAAGGCAATTTACGCGATGCCAACCTGCGAGGAGCAAACCTGGTGCGGGCAAATCTCTGGAAAGCCAATTTTCAGGATGCTACCCTGAGCGAAGTAAAGCTCAACCGTGCCGATTTGCAGCAGGCGGATCTGCGCCGTGCCGATCTGGGCAGTGCGGATCTGCGAAACGCAAACCTGCGAGGAGCAAACCTGCTGCGGGCTAACCTTCCCAGAGCCGATCTAACGCGGGCAAAGTTGCCGGATGTCAGTCTTCGGGATGCCAACCTAGGAAGCGCAAATTTGACGAATGCGAATCTGAACCGCGCCGATCTGGTGGAGGCATACCTGGCAGAGGCAGATCTCAGTCATGCTGATCTCTCCAGGGCAAACTTAGAAGGCGCAAATCTTGCCAGGGTGAACTTGAGTGGCGCAACCCTAACCGGAGCAAATCTCCAGAACGTCAATCTGCGACGGGCAAATTTAAGCGGTGCCAATGTGGAGGGTGTTGACCTCAATGCCGTGAAACTCTGCCGTACCACTATGCCGGATGGGTCGATCGCCAATCGTGACTGCGCGCCGCAATCCTAA
- a CDS encoding tetratricopeptide repeat protein has product MNRRWQASVFPAYRQARLPLWGTALLGTLLVFSSLSAPPGQAQSLPTLSIDNQSGAAMTPEGQLNLGLQYIQQGQIEQAIAAFRQSATLNPRFAAAHYNLGLAYRQKGLLQDAANSFYQAIQADPSLALAYANLGAALLEGNNLPLAQQYLQRSLQIDPNLGLAHYNLGLVLRQQGNGQAAMPYFQQAARLSPNAPEPSYYLGLIYLQQGRTADAQTAFQQAIALNPRYPEANYSLGSILYQQGKLDDALNAFRRSAEANPNYPNAYYGAGLVFLRQGKYADARRVLQYATDLFSMQGNRQWAASAAQLLQQAQRR; this is encoded by the coding sequence ATGAATCGGCGTTGGCAGGCTTCCGTTTTCCCCGCATATCGTCAAGCACGACTTCCGCTGTGGGGGACTGCTCTTTTGGGCACACTTCTTGTCTTTTCTAGCCTTTCTGCCCCTCCAGGACAGGCGCAATCCCTGCCTACCCTCAGCATCGACAACCAATCCGGTGCCGCCATGACCCCCGAAGGGCAGCTTAACCTGGGGTTGCAGTACATTCAGCAGGGGCAAATTGAGCAGGCGATCGCGGCATTCCGGCAGTCGGCAACCCTCAACCCTCGCTTTGCGGCGGCGCACTACAATTTAGGGCTGGCGTATCGGCAGAAGGGACTGCTCCAGGATGCGGCAAATTCCTTTTACCAGGCAATCCAGGCAGATCCATCACTGGCACTGGCATACGCGAATCTGGGAGCCGCTTTGCTGGAGGGCAACAATCTCCCCCTGGCGCAGCAGTATTTACAGCGATCGCTCCAGATCGACCCGAATCTGGGACTGGCGCACTACAACCTCGGTCTGGTACTGCGGCAGCAGGGCAACGGTCAGGCAGCAATGCCCTACTTTCAGCAGGCGGCAAGGCTCAGCCCCAACGCCCCCGAACCCTCCTACTATCTGGGACTGATCTACCTTCAGCAGGGACGCACCGCCGATGCTCAAACCGCTTTCCAGCAGGCGATCGCCCTTAACCCTCGTTACCCGGAAGCCAACTACAGCCTGGGTTCAATCCTGTATCAGCAGGGCAAACTGGATGATGCGCTGAATGCCTTTCGGCGATCGGCAGAAGCAAACCCCAACTATCCCAATGCCTACTATGGGGCAGGACTCGTGTTTCTGCGGCAGGGTAAATACGCGGATGCGCGGCGGGTGTTGCAGTACGCCACCGATTTGTTCTCCATGCAGGGCAATCGTCAGTGGGCTGCGAGTGCGGCTCAGCTTTTGCAGCAGGCACAGCGCCGTTAG
- a CDS encoding undecaprenyl-diphosphate phosphatase, translating to MELIQELFQSVVLGLVQGITEFLPISSTAHLLVVTQLFGWTELGQKYFVDAIQFGSVLAVTLYFWKDIQVILSGAWQAFQQKDWSREEWKLLVGIAIGTIPALAVGYLIKDIVPDSAVVIAVMSIVMSLLLGLAEKVGSRKRGFEDLQTRDGILVGLGQMIALIPGASRSGSTLTTALFLGLQRETAARFSFLLGLPTLAIATLFQARKAFGSIESILALLVGIISTFIFSYLAIAWLLRYLQNKNTWVFVWYRLGFGAFLLLAVAAGYLKS from the coding sequence GTGGAACTGATTCAGGAACTTTTCCAGTCCGTTGTTCTGGGTCTTGTGCAGGGAATTACCGAATTTCTGCCCATTAGCAGCACTGCCCATTTATTAGTTGTGACACAGCTCTTCGGTTGGACTGAACTGGGACAGAAGTATTTTGTCGATGCCATCCAATTCGGAAGCGTGCTTGCAGTAACCCTCTACTTCTGGAAGGACATCCAGGTGATTTTGTCCGGTGCGTGGCAGGCATTTCAGCAGAAGGACTGGAGCCGGGAGGAGTGGAAGCTGCTGGTGGGCATTGCCATCGGAACCATTCCGGCCCTGGCAGTCGGTTATTTGATTAAGGACATTGTGCCGGACAGTGCAGTGGTGATTGCGGTGATGTCGATCGTGATGTCTCTGTTGCTGGGTCTGGCGGAGAAAGTGGGTAGCCGCAAACGGGGCTTTGAAGACCTGCAAACCAGAGACGGTATTCTGGTGGGTCTGGGACAAATGATTGCCCTGATTCCGGGAGCTTCCCGATCGGGGTCAACGCTGACGACCGCCCTGTTTCTCGGACTGCAACGCGAGACGGCAGCTCGGTTTTCCTTTCTGCTGGGTCTTCCTACACTGGCGATCGCCACACTGTTTCAGGCGAGAAAAGCCTTTGGCAGCATTGAAAGCATTCTGGCGCTGCTGGTGGGCATTATCTCGACGTTTATCTTTTCCTATCTGGCGATCGCCTGGCTGCTGCGCTACCTGCAAAACAAAAATACCTGGGTGTTTGTCTGGTATCGTCTGGGCTTTGGAGCGTTTCTGCTGCTTGCCGTTGCCGCTGGTTATCTAAAGAGCTAA
- a CDS encoding 5-(carboxyamino)imidazole ribonucleotide synthase, with amino-acid sequence MNQPVYQSFNQLTNQPTHHRIGVIGGGQLAWMMGDAAKKLQIALAIQTPSAADPAVSIATHTVFAPIADAAATAKLAELSDAITFENEFVDLEALRSLDQVQFYPSLNSLAPLLDKYEQRCFLRDRGLPTPEFTAFNPANLPDRYPVVLKSRRLGYDGQGTFICRDRSALEAVLQKYPVADPLNHWLLEAFVPFDRELAVMVARSQTGETVVYPVVETQQENQVCQRVIVTPEVLIKPDAPSVVKQVESIARSLLEALNYVGIMGIEFFLTQDGKVLVNETAPRTHNSGHYSLDACLTSQFEQQLRAVSGLPLGSPDLTAQGAVMVNLLGYEVAESDYAEKRQQIAQIPHSHLYWYGKSQSRPGRKLGHVTVLLEEGDRDQALQVAQQVESIWYPA; translated from the coding sequence GTGAACCAGCCAGTTTATCAATCATTTAATCAATTAACTAATCAACCTACCCACCATCGCATTGGCGTGATTGGGGGAGGACAACTCGCCTGGATGATGGGCGACGCCGCCAAAAAGCTCCAGATTGCCCTGGCAATTCAAACCCCCAGTGCTGCTGATCCTGCCGTTTCGATCGCCACCCACACCGTTTTCGCCCCGATCGCCGATGCCGCAGCCACCGCAAAGCTGGCAGAATTGAGCGACGCGATTACCTTTGAGAACGAATTTGTTGACCTGGAGGCACTGCGCTCCCTGGATCAGGTGCAGTTTTACCCCAGCCTCAATTCCCTCGCCCCCTTGCTGGACAAGTACGAGCAGCGATGCTTTTTGCGCGATCGGGGTTTGCCAACGCCAGAATTTACCGCCTTTAATCCAGCTAATTTGCCCGATCGGTATCCGGTAGTTCTCAAGTCCCGCAGACTGGGCTACGACGGACAGGGGACGTTTATTTGTCGCGATCGATCTGCCCTGGAAGCCGTCCTGCAAAAATACCCGGTGGCTGATCCGCTGAATCACTGGCTGCTGGAAGCATTTGTGCCCTTCGATCGCGAGTTAGCCGTGATGGTTGCCCGATCGCAAACGGGCGAAACGGTGGTTTATCCGGTCGTCGAAACGCAGCAGGAAAATCAGGTCTGTCAGAGAGTCATCGTCACGCCAGAAGTTTTGATAAAGCCAGATGCGCCCTCGGTGGTGAAACAGGTGGAGTCGATCGCCCGATCGCTGCTGGAGGCGTTGAACTATGTGGGCATCATGGGCATCGAGTTTTTTCTCACCCAGGACGGCAAGGTGCTGGTCAACGAAACCGCTCCGCGCACCCACAATTCGGGACACTATTCCCTGGATGCCTGCCTTACTTCCCAGTTTGAGCAGCAGCTCCGAGCAGTCAGCGGCTTACCTTTAGGCAGTCCGGACTTAACCGCGCAGGGGGCGGTGATGGTAAACCTCCTGGGCTACGAAGTCGCAGAATCAGACTATGCGGAAAAGCGGCAGCAGATCGCCCAAATTCCCCATTCGCACCTCTACTGGTACGGCAAATCTCAGTCCCGCCCCGGTCGTAAGTTGGGTCACGTCACGGTTTTGCTGGAGGAAGGCGATCGCGATCAGGCATTGCAGGTGGCGCAGCAGGTCGAATCAATTTGGTATCCGGCTTGA
- the lpxB gene encoding lipid-A-disaccharide synthase, producing MAQVKRRIFISTGEVSGDLQGSLLVEALYRQANLAGIDLEIVAAGGDRMAQAGAKLLADTTAIGSIGLVESVRYVLPTILVQRRLKQWLRQNPPDLVVMIDYLGPNIGIASFTRSTFPNVPTVYYIAPQEWVWSISAANTRRIVNVTDRLLAIFPAEAEYYRKWGSDVAWVGHPLIDRMQNAPSRSEARAALGIASEATIVSLIPASRRQEIQYILPVMFQAARQLQDKLEDQLPQLEFLVPLSLETYREAIDRAIQSYGLRARLVSGQTREVLAASDLAITKSGTVNLELALLNVPQVVMYRLNPITAWIAENLLKYAAPFVSPVNLVLMQPIVPEMLQRQATPDRLVEESLDFLLNPDCRSQILANYERMRQQLGEPGVSDRAAQEILAMLPEMA from the coding sequence ATGGCGCAGGTCAAACGGCGAATCTTTATCAGCACAGGCGAAGTCTCCGGCGACTTGCAGGGATCGCTGCTGGTAGAGGCGCTGTATCGACAGGCAAACCTTGCCGGAATTGATCTGGAAATTGTGGCGGCGGGGGGCGATCGCATGGCGCAGGCAGGGGCAAAACTGCTGGCAGATACCACAGCGATCGGGTCGATTGGGCTGGTGGAATCGGTGCGATACGTGCTGCCAACGATTCTGGTTCAGCGGCGATTGAAGCAATGGCTGCGGCAGAATCCGCCCGATCTGGTGGTGATGATTGACTACCTCGGTCCCAATATTGGCATCGCCAGCTTTACGCGCAGCACTTTTCCAAATGTGCCCACTGTCTACTACATTGCGCCGCAGGAGTGGGTCTGGTCAATTAGTGCCGCCAACACTCGGCGAATTGTAAATGTCACCGATCGCCTGCTGGCAATTTTCCCAGCTGAGGCAGAATATTACCGCAAATGGGGCAGCGATGTGGCATGGGTGGGGCATCCGCTGATCGATCGAATGCAAAATGCTCCAAGCCGCTCAGAGGCAAGAGCTGCGTTAGGCATCGCTTCGGAGGCGACGATCGTTTCCCTAATTCCGGCGTCCCGTCGGCAGGAAATTCAGTACATTCTGCCCGTGATGTTTCAGGCGGCAAGGCAGTTACAGGACAAACTGGAAGATCAGCTTCCCCAACTCGAATTTCTAGTTCCTCTGTCGCTGGAAACCTACCGGGAGGCGATCGATCGGGCAATTCAGTCCTACGGACTCCGGGCAAGGCTGGTATCAGGTCAGACGCGGGAGGTCTTGGCTGCCTCCGATCTGGCAATTACCAAGTCGGGCACGGTGAACCTGGAGCTGGCATTGCTGAACGTGCCGCAGGTGGTGATGTATCGACTTAATCCGATTACTGCCTGGATTGCCGAAAATTTGCTCAAGTATGCCGCGCCGTTTGTCTCTCCGGTAAATCTGGTGCTGATGCAGCCGATCGTCCCGGAAATGCTTCAGCGACAGGCAACTCCCGATCGCCTGGTAGAGGAATCCCTGGACTTTTTGCTGAATCCCGATTGCCGCAGTCAGATTCTGGCAAACTACGAACGGATGCGGCAGCAGTTAGGAGAACCGGGCGTGAGCGATCGGGCAGCGCAGGAAATTCTGGCAATGCTTCCAGAAATGGCATAA